A genomic window from Flavobacterium azooxidireducens includes:
- a CDS encoding Ig-like domain-containing protein, translated as MKNLYSCILGLFCLIQTITNAQTIIYQQNFDGNNGSYTNTIVSEGGTNGWRASSTAAQYGNYRHMWNFSNNISGGNANVLPISGRSLGMGFYNGNNPNVTNQPFRTWDGANCSVIPTTTRWAHVGLSTVGYENITVEFKWRCLGEVGGGIVYDYGTINTSIDGGSTWLMDQTGGQGGTTGAHGTFPSGLYYGNSGVQTTTLTLPATRNNQANFRLAFRMVVDQCDGTGGGFIVDDIIVRGTPLATDRTLTVAQAYTGATYANGPHVFANNASVTATSGTRAGYNVTGWTGTGSVPATGTGGSATFTIAQNSSITWQWQQVGVPTNVSFSNTGGSEQLTFNNSSTNTTTPVFRMSHATDPATDYQVEINTNPTFSGGTSWTQTFTGTYPINTAANFSFTNSFTPSDNTTYYVRARVRGAANVWSSWSTETYSFTHTTSATTPSWLQTTQAQLATATHSGTLANSSNNIVLSSGGGNVVTNGSFETGTTGWTILKPSWFTVASEPYGNTQGANALNIYNSNPSSFGNFNGDAAGAYQSLNMNGISNISLDAGYEATGGSAFIAQLRVYVSETNQTGYTDGTLVHTWTPNSTLTTGNAININVESYGFTGNKLLKIIMYFTGNDYAERYLYLDNVQAIASPNGTATSTPIYLASVQNVTEYGELKWNQTLNGGNVALKIQQYNGSTWADVAGYTNITASGDGEKTHDLSGMTAYDQIRLVATLSGTSTVTLHDWAVEFENPCTAAIDSVSNGSGCGAITLEAEGSTSTTEYRWYDAEVGGNLVDTTTIGEWTTPVLTQTTTYYVSSYNGECESARVAVTATFTPTDAEIIFTEGASTCEPGNVTLFAETSNDGIYTVNWYDAETGGNLVHTGFTYTVSLAQTTLFYVAAAEGSCESERIEITATINSKTWNGSVSTDWNTGDNWTPSGVPTSSNCVVIADVTNAPILSTGNEGFAKSLTLLENASLLVQSEATLTVTETVNLAVDAITEETLATFTIENDGYLVQTQNTATNSNVGKISVNKNSNPMFRLEATGWGSPVENQKLYDFAVGTVFGRVYFYDETANAFSASGIATNSVFELGRGYSVRAPNTYNSYNETATPTVFEGLFYGRPNNGDIGINVTANNLGYNYVGNPYPSPIDAEEFLSSNSNVASLHFWTHEAPPIDGEYAANNYASFTTMGGTMAAAGGEEPDGIIQVGQGFVIKAEQQFLLQFTNDLRIPNSNGQFFRSADTEKHRMWLNLNDSTTNYNQILLGYVENATMAVDHQIDAKLFGYSDNSIYSLIDNEKYVIQGRSLPFDVQDVVPLGFKATHAGTFTINISKKDGLFENDQIIYLRDLNLGIIHNLSEADYTFLTEIGTFENRFEIVYQNEPLSIDETSLNNSNWIVYKDNVKQTITVESKGFEINEIEIYDLTGRLLLNQKDVNSDTFICQNNFADQVLLVKINKTLVKKAL; from the coding sequence ATGAAAAATTTATACTCCTGTATCCTTGGATTATTCTGCCTAATCCAAACCATCACAAATGCTCAGACAATTATTTATCAACAAAATTTTGATGGCAATAACGGATCATACACAAATACCATAGTTTCAGAAGGAGGAACTAATGGATGGAGAGCAAGTAGCACTGCTGCACAATATGGTAACTATAGACATATGTGGAATTTTTCCAATAATATATCTGGTGGAAATGCAAACGTATTACCTATTTCCGGTCGTTCATTAGGTATGGGTTTCTATAATGGGAACAATCCAAATGTTACAAATCAACCTTTTAGAACTTGGGATGGAGCTAATTGTTCTGTAATACCTACTACAACTAGATGGGCTCATGTGGGTTTATCTACAGTTGGCTATGAAAATATTACAGTAGAATTTAAGTGGAGATGTTTAGGTGAAGTTGGCGGAGGTATCGTTTATGACTACGGAACAATCAATACTTCAATAGATGGAGGTTCAACTTGGTTAATGGATCAAACTGGCGGTCAAGGTGGAACAACTGGTGCTCATGGTACATTTCCTAGTGGATTGTATTATGGAAATTCAGGTGTTCAAACAACTACTTTAACTTTACCAGCTACAAGAAATAATCAAGCAAATTTCAGACTGGCATTTAGAATGGTAGTTGACCAATGTGATGGTACAGGCGGCGGATTTATTGTAGATGACATTATTGTCAGAGGAACTCCTCTTGCTACCGACAGAACCCTAACCGTAGCCCAAGCTTACACTGGAGCAACCTACGCAAATGGCCCTCACGTTTTTGCAAATAATGCATCGGTTACGGCAACATCAGGAACAAGAGCGGGATATAATGTAACGGGCTGGACAGGAACAGGAAGTGTACCTGCAACGGGTACTGGTGGTTCTGCTACTTTTACAATTGCACAAAATTCAAGTATTACTTGGCAATGGCAACAAGTAGGAGTTCCTACCAATGTTTCTTTTAGTAATACGGGTGGTAGCGAGCAACTCACGTTTAACAACAGTAGCACTAATACGACTACGCCTGTTTTCAGAATGAGTCATGCCACCGACCCAGCTACAGATTATCAAGTAGAAATTAATACAAACCCAACATTTTCGGGTGGTACAAGTTGGACACAAACTTTTACAGGAACTTATCCAATTAATACAGCGGCGAACTTTTCTTTTACTAACAGTTTTACTCCAAGTGATAACACAACATATTATGTAAGAGCAAGAGTAAGAGGAGCTGCGAATGTATGGAGCAGTTGGTCAACAGAAACGTATAGCTTTACACATACAACATCTGCCACAACTCCTTCTTGGTTACAAACTACTCAAGCACAGTTGGCAACAGCTACGCATTCCGGAACATTGGCCAACAGTAGTAATAATATTGTGTTATCAAGTGGTGGTGGAAATGTTGTCACTAATGGAAGTTTTGAAACAGGCACAACTGGCTGGACAATATTAAAGCCAAGTTGGTTTACTGTTGCTTCAGAACCTTATGGAAACACACAAGGAGCAAATGCTTTAAACATCTATAACAGTAATCCTAGTTCGTTTGGTAACTTTAATGGAGATGCAGCAGGAGCCTACCAATCATTAAACATGAACGGAATATCAAACATTAGTTTAGATGCTGGTTATGAAGCTACGGGCGGTAGTGCATTTATAGCACAACTTAGAGTCTATGTTTCAGAAACAAACCAAACAGGTTATACTGATGGTACGCTAGTACACACTTGGACTCCTAATTCAACATTAACAACAGGTAATGCTATTAATATTAATGTTGAATCTTATGGCTTTACCGGCAATAAGCTATTGAAAATAATAATGTACTTTACGGGTAACGATTATGCAGAAAGATACTTATACCTTGATAATGTTCAAGCGATCGCTTCACCAAACGGAACAGCTACTTCAACACCAATCTATTTAGCTTCTGTTCAAAACGTAACGGAATATGGTGAACTAAAATGGAACCAAACGCTTAATGGAGGAAATGTTGCATTAAAAATTCAGCAATACAATGGCTCTACGTGGGCAGATGTTGCAGGTTATACAAACATTACAGCAAGTGGAGACGGTGAAAAAACACACGATTTATCAGGAATGACTGCTTATGACCAAATTCGTTTGGTAGCAACCTTAAGCGGGACATCAACTGTAACATTGCACGACTGGGCGGTGGAATTTGAAAATCCTTGTACGGCTGCAATTGATTCTGTATCAAATGGCTCAGGTTGTGGTGCTATAACGCTAGAAGCAGAAGGTTCTACTTCAACCACAGAATACCGTTGGTATGATGCCGAAGTTGGTGGAAACTTAGTTGACACGACTACAATTGGCGAATGGACAACTCCTGTTTTAACACAAACCACGACTTACTATGTTAGCTCATATAATGGCGAATGTGAATCAGCTCGCGTAGCCGTAACCGCCACATTCACTCCAACTGATGCAGAAATTATATTTACTGAAGGAGCATCAACTTGTGAGCCTGGAAATGTTACTTTATTTGCTGAAACGAGCAATGACGGAATTTATACAGTTAATTGGTATGATGCTGAAACAGGTGGGAATTTGGTTCACACAGGATTTACTTATACGGTGAGTTTAGCACAAACAACTTTGTTTTATGTTGCGGCTGCCGAAGGAAGTTGCGAATCGGAACGAATAGAAATAACAGCAACTATAAATTCTAAAACTTGGAACGGATCTGTAAGTACAGATTGGAACACAGGAGATAACTGGACTCCAAGTGGAGTACCTACTTCATCAAATTGTGTTGTGATTGCAGACGTAACCAATGCACCAATTCTCTCAACCGGAAATGAAGGTTTTGCAAAATCACTTACATTATTAGAGAATGCTTCTTTATTAGTACAAAGTGAAGCAACTTTAACTGTAACTGAAACAGTAAACTTAGCTGTTGATGCTATTACCGAAGAAACTTTGGCCACGTTTACAATTGAAAACGATGGTTATTTAGTTCAAACACAGAACACGGCTACGAATTCAAATGTTGGTAAAATATCAGTTAATAAAAACAGTAATCCGATGTTCAGATTGGAAGCAACAGGATGGGGTTCTCCGGTAGAGAATCAGAAACTGTATGACTTTGCTGTTGGAACCGTTTTTGGAAGAGTGTATTTTTATGATGAAACTGCCAATGCATTCTCCGCAAGCGGAATTGCAACAAATTCAGTATTTGAACTTGGAAGAGGATATTCTGTACGTGCTCCAAACACCTATAATTCGTATAATGAAACAGCAACACCAACTGTATTTGAAGGTTTATTTTACGGTCGTCCGAACAATGGAGATATAGGAATTAATGTAACCGCCAATAATTTAGGCTACAATTATGTTGGAAATCCTTATCCTTCTCCAATTGATGCCGAAGAATTTTTATCCAGTAATAGTAATGTTGCCTCGTTGCATTTTTGGACTCACGAAGCTCCGCCAATTGATGGTGAATATGCAGCTAATAATTATGCTTCTTTCACAACTATGGGTGGAACTATGGCTGCAGCCGGAGGTGAAGAACCAGACGGAATTATTCAAGTGGGACAAGGTTTTGTTATTAAAGCAGAGCAACAATTCTTATTACAATTTACAAATGACTTGCGTATCCCGAACAGTAATGGTCAGTTCTTTAGATCTGCTGATACCGAAAAGCACCGTATGTGGCTAAATTTAAATGATAGCACAACAAATTATAATCAAATTTTATTAGGTTATGTTGAAAATGCAACAATGGCTGTAGATCATCAAATTGATGCAAAATTGTTTGGCTATTCTGATAATTCAATTTACAGTTTGATTGACAATGAAAAGTATGTTATTCAAGGAAGAAGTTTGCCTTTTGATGTTCAGGATGTTGTTCCTTTAGGATTTAAAGCTACGCATGCCGGTACTTTTACAATTAATATTAGTAAAAAAGATGGATTGTTTGAAAATGATCAAATCATTTATTTAAGAGATTTGAACTTAGGAATTATACATAATCTTAGTGAAGCTGATTACACTTTCTTAACTGAAATTGGAACTTTTGAAAACCGTTTTGAAATTGTATATCAAAACGAACCTTTATCAATTGATGAAACTAGTTTAAACAATTCCAATTGGATTGTTTATAAAGACAATGTAAAACAAACAATAACTGTTGAATCAAAAGGCTTTGAAATCAATGAAATTGAGATTTATGATTTAACAGGAAGATTGTTGTTGAATCAGAAAGATGTAAATTCAGATACGTTTATTTGTCAAAACAATTTTGCAGATCAAGTTTTGCTTGTTAAAATCAATAAAACGTTAGTTAAAAAAGCACTATAA
- the fabD gene encoding ACP S-malonyltransferase encodes MKAYVFPGQGAQFTGMGKDLYENSALAKELFEKANDILGFRITDIMFEGSAEELKETKVTQPAVFLHSVILAKTLTDFAPDMVAGHSLGEFSALVANGALSFEDGLKLVSKRALAMQKACEITPSTMAAVLNLEDKIVEDICASIDGVVVAANYNCPGQLVISGEYKAVELACEKMKEAGAKRALILPVGGAFHSPMMKPAREELAAAIEATTFSTPICPVYQNVTASAVSDPEEIKKNLIIQLTAPVRWTQSVQQMIADGATSFTEVGPGKVLVGLVNKIDKEVETISA; translated from the coding sequence ATGAAAGCATACGTTTTTCCTGGACAAGGAGCTCAGTTTACCGGAATGGGTAAGGATTTATATGAAAACTCGGCTTTGGCGAAAGAATTGTTTGAAAAAGCCAATGATATTTTGGGTTTTAGAATTACAGACATTATGTTTGAAGGTTCGGCTGAGGAATTGAAAGAGACTAAGGTTACACAACCGGCGGTGTTTTTGCACTCGGTAATTTTGGCTAAAACCTTAACCGATTTTGCACCGGATATGGTGGCGGGACATTCGTTAGGCGAATTTTCGGCGTTGGTTGCCAATGGAGCATTGTCGTTTGAAGATGGCTTGAAATTGGTTTCGAAACGTGCGTTGGCAATGCAAAAAGCGTGTGAAATCACCCCTTCTACAATGGCTGCGGTTTTGAATTTAGAAGATAAAATTGTGGAAGATATTTGTGCTTCGATTGATGGTGTTGTGGTGGCGGCAAATTACAATTGTCCGGGACAGTTAGTAATTTCAGGCGAATATAAAGCCGTGGAATTGGCTTGCGAAAAAATGAAAGAAGCAGGTGCAAAACGTGCGTTGATTTTGCCTGTTGGCGGAGCATTTCATTCGCCAATGATGAAACCGGCAAGAGAAGAATTGGCTGCTGCGATTGAAGCGACGACTTTTTCTACACCGATTTGCCCAGTGTATCAAAATGTAACAGCGAGTGCGGTTTCTGATCCGGAGGAAATAAAAAAGAATTTGATTATTCAATTGACGGCTCCGGTGCGATGGACGCAATCGGTTCAACAAATGATAGCCGATGGTGCGACTAGCTTTACAGAAGTTGGACCCGGAAAAGTGTTGGTTGGCTTAGTGAATAAGATTGACAAAGAAGTGGAAACAATCTCGGCCTAA
- the galE gene encoding UDP-glucose 4-epimerase GalE gives MKVLVTGGLGFIGSHTVVELQNVGFEPVIIDNLSNSSIEVLDRITSITGKKPLFEQMDLRDKTSVQNFFKKHNDVSGVIHFAASKAVGESVENPLLYYENNINALVYILQELQQKEEAHFIFSSSCTVYGQAEKMPITEDASVQPAMSPYGNTKQIGEEIITDVVKVSNINSILLRYFNPIGAHPTAEIGELPIGVPQNLVPFITQTGIGLRQELSVYGDDYPTPDGTAVRDYIHVVDLAKAHVVALQRLIEKKNASKIETFNLGTGTGSSVLEVITAFEKVSGKKLPYKIVGRREGDVTSAYANTDKANNVLGWKAQSTLEESLASAWKWELKIRS, from the coding sequence ATGAAAGTACTTGTAACCGGAGGCCTTGGATTCATTGGTTCTCACACAGTTGTAGAATTACAAAATGTAGGTTTTGAACCTGTAATTATTGATAATCTATCTAATTCTTCCATTGAAGTTTTAGATCGAATTACTAGCATTACCGGAAAAAAACCGCTTTTTGAACAAATGGATTTACGAGATAAAACTTCGGTTCAAAATTTTTTCAAAAAGCACAATGATGTTTCGGGTGTAATTCATTTTGCCGCTTCCAAAGCAGTAGGCGAAAGTGTTGAAAATCCGTTGTTGTATTATGAAAATAACATCAATGCGTTGGTTTATATTTTACAAGAATTACAACAAAAGGAAGAGGCACATTTTATTTTCAGTTCCTCATGCACTGTTTACGGTCAAGCCGAAAAGATGCCAATTACCGAAGATGCATCAGTTCAACCAGCCATGTCGCCTTATGGAAATACTAAACAAATTGGGGAAGAAATTATTACAGATGTGGTAAAAGTTTCGAATATCAATTCAATTCTTTTGCGGTATTTTAACCCGATTGGAGCTCATCCAACAGCAGAAATTGGTGAATTACCGATTGGTGTTCCTCAAAATTTAGTGCCATTTATCACACAAACCGGAATTGGATTACGACAAGAATTATCTGTTTACGGAGATGATTATCCAACACCGGACGGAACAGCCGTTCGCGATTATATACACGTTGTCGATTTGGCAAAAGCTCACGTTGTTGCTTTACAACGATTAATCGAAAAGAAAAATGCATCAAAAATTGAAACGTTCAATTTAGGCACGGGAACCGGAAGTTCTGTTTTGGAAGTAATTACTGCTTTCGAAAAAGTTTCAGGAAAAAAATTGCCCTATAAAATTGTTGGTAGGAGAGAAGGAGATGTTACTTCTGCATATGCCAACACAGACAAGGCTAATAACGTTTTGGGATGGAAAGCACAATCAACATTAGAAGAAAGTTTGGCGAGTGCTTGGAAATGGGAACTGAAAATTAGAAGTTAA
- a CDS encoding DegT/DnrJ/EryC1/StrS family aminotransferase translates to MRKLQMVDLKSQYDKIKTTVDASIQEVLETTTYINGPKVHEFQKNLEDYLGVKHVIPCANGTDALQIAMMGLDLKPGDEVITADFTFAATVEVIALLQLTPVLVDVDMVNMNISLDGIRKAITSKTKAIVPVHLFGRAANMEAIMQIANEHNLYVIEDNAQAIGADYTYPDGTKKKVGTIGHVGATSFFPSKNLGCYGDGGAIFTNDDALAHTIRGIVNHGMYVRYHHDVVGVNSRLDSIQAAVLNAKLPLLDSYNAARQNAARSYSKAFEGHKNIVAPTICEVCDCHVFHQYTLRIIDADRNALMDHLQSKGIPCAIYYPIPLHSQKAYADVRYKEEDFPVTNQLVKEVISLPMHTELDDEQIKFITDSVLEFFN, encoded by the coding sequence ATGCGTAAACTTCAAATGGTTGACTTAAAAAGTCAATATGATAAAATTAAGACTACGGTTGATGCTTCAATTCAAGAAGTTTTAGAAACCACAACCTATATCAATGGACCGAAAGTACACGAATTTCAAAAAAATCTGGAAGATTATTTAGGAGTAAAGCACGTGATTCCGTGTGCAAATGGAACAGATGCTCTTCAAATTGCTATGATGGGATTGGATTTAAAGCCCGGAGACGAGGTCATCACAGCCGATTTCACGTTTGCCGCAACGGTAGAAGTAATTGCCTTATTGCAATTAACGCCTGTTTTGGTAGATGTTGATATGGTGAATATGAACATTTCATTAGACGGAATCAGGAAAGCAATTACATCAAAAACCAAAGCCATCGTGCCGGTTCATTTATTTGGAAGAGCTGCCAATATGGAAGCGATTATGCAAATTGCCAACGAACATAATTTATATGTTATCGAAGATAATGCACAAGCAATTGGAGCAGATTATACCTATCCGGACGGGACAAAAAAGAAAGTAGGAACAATTGGTCATGTGGGAGCGACTTCCTTTTTCCCTTCAAAAAATTTAGGTTGTTATGGTGATGGTGGTGCAATTTTTACGAATGATGATGCTTTGGCTCACACCATTCGAGGAATAGTAAATCACGGAATGTATGTGCGTTACCACCACGATGTCGTGGGTGTGAATTCTCGTTTAGATAGTATTCAAGCAGCGGTTTTAAATGCAAAATTGCCTTTGTTGGATAGTTATAATGCAGCTAGACAAAATGCAGCTCGAAGTTATTCAAAAGCATTTGAAGGGCATAAAAATATCGTTGCACCAACTATTTGTGAAGTGTGTGATTGTCACGTTTTTCATCAATATACTTTACGAATTATTGATGCTGATAGAAATGCGTTGATGGATCACTTGCAAAGCAAAGGAATTCCGTGTGCGATTTATTATCCTATTCCGTTGCATTCACAAAAAGCGTATGCTGATGTTCGTTATAAAGAAGAAGATTTTCCGGTAACAAATCAATTGGTAAAAGAAGTAATTTCGTTGCCAATGCACACCGAATTAGATGATGAGCAAATTAAATTTATAACGGATTCAGTTTTAGAATTTTTCAACTAA
- a CDS encoding 3-deoxy-D-manno-octulosonic acid transferase, whose amino-acid sequence MFFLYNLLVHFVGFLLKIVALFNPKMKLFVDGRKSVFEQIRQKISSHDKTIWFHAASLGEFEQGIPVMEKIKIKFPNHKIIVTFFSPSGFEVRKNNIIADLTIYLPLDKQQNAKQFLDLVHPELVFFIKYEYWPNYLNELKNRNIKTYLISGILRKNQVFFKWYGGFYRKCLTAFDFFFVQNESSKKLLQSLGYQNVKISGDTRFDRVVSILERDNTLDFIEEFKNNTTTIVIGSSWPKDEELLVNFINNSSENVKFIIAPHNIKSEQISELQKSITKKSILFSELELYVRTGRDLSLREYDVFIINTIGILTKIYNYADIAYVGGGFGNPGVHNILEPATFGIPIVIGPNYSHFAEATALVNMEGCVSISNQNELNETFSTLLSNEDIRHEKGHICSTFVQMNKGASDVILNHLDNDNL is encoded by the coding sequence ATGTTTTTTTTATACAATTTATTGGTTCATTTTGTCGGATTTTTACTGAAAATCGTTGCTCTTTTCAATCCGAAAATGAAACTTTTTGTGGATGGAAGAAAATCAGTTTTTGAGCAAATCAGACAGAAAATTTCTTCGCATGATAAAACGATTTGGTTTCACGCCGCTTCTTTAGGCGAGTTTGAACAAGGAATTCCCGTGATGGAAAAAATCAAAATTAAATTTCCTAATCATAAAATTATTGTGACATTTTTTTCGCCTTCCGGTTTTGAAGTTAGAAAAAACAACATAATTGCTGATTTAACGATTTATTTACCCTTAGACAAGCAACAAAACGCCAAACAATTTTTAGATTTAGTTCATCCGGAGTTGGTGTTTTTTATCAAATATGAATATTGGCCAAATTATTTGAATGAGTTAAAAAACAGAAACATTAAAACCTATTTAATTTCAGGAATTCTAAGAAAAAATCAAGTGTTTTTTAAATGGTATGGCGGATTTTATAGAAAATGTTTAACTGCTTTCGACTTCTTTTTTGTACAAAACGAATCATCCAAAAAACTATTACAATCGTTAGGTTATCAAAATGTGAAAATTTCCGGCGATACTCGCTTTGATCGCGTAGTTTCGATTTTGGAAAGAGATAATACACTAGATTTTATTGAAGAATTCAAAAACAACACAACCACCATTGTTATTGGAAGTTCGTGGCCAAAAGATGAAGAATTATTGGTGAATTTCATTAATAATTCATCTGAAAATGTGAAATTCATTATTGCTCCACATAATATTAAATCGGAACAAATTTCGGAATTGCAAAAATCGATTACAAAAAAATCAATTTTATTTTCGGAATTGGAATTGTATGTACGGACAGGTCGCGACCTGTCCCTACGGGAATATGACGTATTCATCATCAACACCATCGGCATCTTAACCAAAATCTACAACTACGCCGACATTGCCTACGTTGGCGGTGGCTTCGGAAATCCAGGTGTGCACAACATTTTAGAACCGGCAACTTTTGGCATTCCCATTGTAATCGGACCCAATTATTCTCATTTTGCCGAAGCGACCGCATTAGTAAATATGGAAGGTTGCGTTTCCATTTCCAATCAAAATGAATTGAATGAAACTTTCTCCACCTTACTTTCCAACGAAGATATCCGACACGAAAAAGGTCATATTTGCAGCACTTTCGTGCAAATGAACAAAGGTGCATCGGACGTTATTTTAAACCATTTAGATAATGACAACCTTTAA
- a CDS encoding GNAT family N-acetyltransferase, with protein MTTFKPLSASEIDEILQMMKEFYAIDNYPFEIETSKKLFHQFLEDENLGKAWLILNEDEIVGYVILTFVFSFEYRGKIAFLDELYIKNTAQGKGFGKQTLHFIRQEAHKLSLKIIYLEVEPHNHPAQKLYIANDFEEHKRKLFKHTVK; from the coding sequence ATGACAACCTTTAAACCTTTATCCGCATCAGAGATTGATGAAATCCTTCAAATGATGAAGGAATTTTACGCCATCGACAATTATCCTTTTGAAATCGAAACATCCAAAAAACTCTTTCATCAATTTCTTGAAGATGAAAACCTCGGAAAAGCTTGGCTAATTTTGAATGAAGATGAAATCGTTGGCTATGTCATTCTCACCTTCGTTTTCAGTTTCGAATACCGAGGAAAAATTGCTTTTTTAGACGAATTATACATCAAAAATACTGCTCAAGGAAAAGGCTTTGGCAAACAAACGCTCCATTTCATTCGCCAAGAAGCTCATAAATTATCGTTAAAAATCATCTATTTGGAGGTGGAACCACATAATCATCCTGCTCAAAAATTGTATATTGCAAACGATTTCGAAGAACACAAACGAAAATTATTCAAACACACTGTAAAATAA